A genome region from Pseudomonas pergaminensis includes the following:
- a CDS encoding GlxA family transcriptional regulator, translating into MKGKNLRYLNETLQPASVTRVGFLLLEHFSLPAFTQTLDTLVTANLLRPDLFATRTFGWDDGEVISDLGLVIRPDARLDVAALQDLELLVICGGFRTELKASEDFIHLLRSAAEHGICLAGLWNGSWFLGRAGLLQGYRCAIHPEHRPALAEVSKATHVTSEPYVIDRDRLTASSPSGAFHMALDWIKGLHGKALVEGIEDILAFEESRYRRIKPTENVSVSAPLREVVKLMDANLEEPLELDQLAVYAGRSRRQLERLFKEQLGTTPQRYYMELRVTEARRLLQHTELSQVEVLVACGFVSPSHFSKCYSSYFGYRPSKEKRLVK; encoded by the coding sequence ATGAAGGGCAAGAACCTGCGCTACCTCAACGAAACCCTGCAGCCGGCGTCGGTCACCCGCGTTGGCTTCCTGTTGCTCGAACACTTCTCCCTGCCGGCCTTCACCCAGACCCTTGACACCCTCGTCACCGCCAACCTGCTGCGTCCTGACCTGTTCGCCACGCGCACTTTCGGCTGGGACGATGGCGAAGTCATCAGCGACCTGGGCCTAGTGATCCGCCCCGACGCGCGCCTCGACGTAGCAGCGCTGCAAGACTTGGAACTGCTGGTGATCTGCGGCGGTTTCCGTACCGAACTCAAGGCCAGTGAAGACTTCATCCACCTGCTGCGCAGCGCCGCCGAACATGGCATTTGCCTCGCGGGGTTGTGGAACGGTTCGTGGTTCCTCGGCCGCGCCGGGCTGTTGCAGGGTTACCGCTGCGCCATCCACCCCGAACATCGCCCGGCGCTGGCAGAAGTGTCCAAGGCCACCCACGTCACCAGCGAGCCCTATGTGATCGACCGCGATCGCCTGACGGCGTCGAGCCCGTCGGGCGCGTTCCATATGGCGCTGGACTGGATCAAGGGCCTGCATGGCAAGGCCCTGGTCGAAGGCATCGAAGACATCCTGGCCTTCGAAGAATCCCGCTACCGGCGCATCAAGCCCACCGAAAACGTCAGCGTCAGCGCGCCCCTGCGTGAAGTGGTGAAGCTGATGGACGCCAACCTCGAAGAACCCCTGGAGCTGGACCAGTTGGCCGTCTACGCCGGCCGCTCGCGGCGCCAGTTGGAGCGCTTGTTCAAGGAACAACTGGGCACCACCCCGCAGCGCTACTACATGGAGCTGCGTGTAACCGAGGCGCGGCGGCTGTTGCAACACACCGAGTTGTCCCAGGTGGAGGTGCTGGTGGCCTGTGGGTTTGTGTCGCCGAGTCATTTCAGCAAGTGTTACAGCTCGTATTTCGGATATCGCCCCTCCAAGGAGAAGCGCTTGGTCAAGTGA
- a CDS encoding NAD(P)/FAD-dependent oxidoreductase: MSVPDTVVVGAGIIGVACALQLARQGRHVLVVDPQDPGMGASYGNAGHLATEQVFPIADLSILKRLPGMLLDPMGPLRLDWKYLPRALPWFLRLLLNLRPASYRRTVAGIRTLNEGSLGAWQRLLHSIGRPTLLRKDGSLLVYEQADSRPALEALQQRMQQQQVPVDYWSGEAIRQAAPQLSDNIQGGLFFPGTGHFLDPYQVVCELVQAAKASGVQFLKRRVLDGRVEGDGVSLTTDQGPLLASQVLIACGAHSAKLTAALTGKKVPLDTERGYHLMLPHEHHRLPFAVTSLERKFIMTPMTDGLRLAGTVEFAGLDRPANMERAWQLHRLSKGLFREDLSAEGATPWIGFRPSLPDSLPVIDRVCDGKVLLAFGHQHLGLTQAAVTAEWVGELASKDQAQLLTPYRLDRF, translated from the coding sequence ATGTCCGTACCCGATACCGTAGTGGTTGGCGCCGGCATTATCGGCGTCGCCTGCGCGCTGCAACTGGCGCGTCAAGGCCGGCACGTGCTGGTGGTCGACCCCCAGGATCCCGGCATGGGTGCCTCCTATGGCAACGCCGGGCACCTGGCGACCGAGCAGGTGTTCCCGATTGCCGACCTGTCGATCCTCAAGCGCTTGCCCGGCATGCTGCTGGACCCCATGGGCCCGCTGCGCCTGGATTGGAAATACCTGCCGCGCGCACTGCCCTGGTTCCTGCGCCTGCTGCTCAACCTGCGTCCGGCGAGCTACCGGCGCACGGTCGCCGGGATCCGCACGCTCAACGAAGGCAGCCTGGGCGCATGGCAGCGCTTGCTGCACAGCATTGGGCGCCCGACGTTGCTGCGCAAGGATGGCTCGTTGCTGGTGTATGAACAGGCCGACTCACGCCCCGCCCTGGAGGCCCTGCAACAGCGCATGCAACAACAGCAGGTGCCCGTGGACTACTGGTCCGGCGAGGCCATACGCCAAGCCGCACCGCAATTGAGCGACAACATCCAGGGCGGGCTGTTTTTTCCCGGCACCGGGCACTTTCTCGATCCTTATCAGGTGGTGTGCGAACTGGTCCAGGCCGCCAAGGCCAGCGGCGTGCAATTCCTCAAGCGTCGGGTACTGGATGGGCGCGTTGAAGGAGACGGCGTTTCCCTGACGACCGACCAGGGCCCTTTGTTGGCGAGCCAGGTGCTGATCGCCTGTGGCGCCCACTCGGCCAAACTGACCGCTGCCCTGACCGGCAAAAAAGTCCCGCTGGACACCGAGCGCGGCTACCACCTGATGCTGCCCCATGAACACCACCGTCTGCCGTTTGCGGTCACCTCCCTGGAGCGTAAATTCATCATGACGCCCATGACCGACGGCTTGCGCTTGGCCGGCACGGTGGAATTCGCTGGCCTTGATCGCCCTGCGAATATGGAGCGTGCCTGGCAACTGCATCGGCTGAGCAAGGGGTTGTTTCGCGAGGACTTGAGTGCAGAAGGTGCAACGCCGTGGATAGGGTTTCGTCCGTCGTTGCCGGACTCGCTGCCAGTGATTGACCGGGTGTGTGACGGGAAGGTGCTGCTTGCGTTTGGGCATCAGCATTTAGGGCTGACACAGGCGGCGGTGACGGCGGAGTGGGTTGGTGAGTTAGCGAGCAAGGATCAAGCGCAGTTACTGACACCTTATCGCCTAGACCGATTCTGA